Genomic segment of Drosophila ananassae strain 14024-0371.13 chromosome 2L, ASM1763931v2, whole genome shotgun sequence:
ACGGTCCGCGACAGCAGCGCCGAAGCTCTCGGCACCCTCATGAAGCTGATGGGTGAGAAGGCAGTGGCGCCTTTGCTGACCGACATAGATCCCCTCAAAATGGGAAAGATCAAAGAGAGCCACGACAAGGCGGAGATCAAGATAAAGGTTGCCGGCCCCAAAAAGGAGGCTCGACCTGCCTCAGCTCCACCGGTCAAGGCTGCTGCTCCCGCCAAGGCAGCAGCCGGCAGTGCGGAGCCGAAGCCTGTAACTCGACCCGCCACCACAGGGGCACGCAAAGTGGTGAAGAAAGCATCTGGCGGCCCATCTGGCGGTGGTGCATCTGGCGGAGGTGCAGTCGCAGCTGCCAAAGGATCGGGCAAGGCCCTGGCAACGGAGAGAGAGCTGGCACCCGAAGAGGTCCAGGCCAAGGCCGAAGAATTTCTGCCGGCGGATATCCTCAGTGGTCTCGTGGACTCTAACTGGAAAAATCGTCTTGCATCTGTGGAACAACTCATGGGCGATATAACCAGTTACGATGCCAAGCAGGCGGGGATATCCCAAATATTGATCCGCACAATCAGCGGACGCAAGCCTGGACTCAAGGAGATGAACTTTCAGGTGAGAAGACTAAagagttttaattttaattgcgaATAAAATCCAAATCGAATGTCTTTCTGTCTCAATAGTTTCTATAGACCATTTTAGGAACAAAACCTGTTTTTCCGTCATGGCTATAATTAAGACATCCAACTTATGCGgtgatttaattatttttcaggTGCTCAAGTTTAAATTGGATGTTATACGCAGTGTGGCTGAAAACTATCCGCTGACCACAACAACTGTGGACCAGGTGATCAACGAAATAACCGAGAAACTTGCCGACGCCAAAAATGGCGCCGCAGCCTCCGATGTCCTCACCGCTTTTGCGGAAGCCACCAAACTGGAATACGTTGTGGGCAAAGTGCTGACATTTGCCTTTGAGCAGAAGTCACCCAAAGTCCAGTCGGAGGCGTTTAATTGGGTCAACAAGTCCATCACCGAGTTCGGCTTCCAGCTGCAGCCCAAAACCCTGATCGAAGACGTTCGCAAAGGTGTTCAGAGCACAAATCCTACGGTACGCGGCGCGGCCATCCAACTAGTGGGCACCATGTCCATGTACATGGGCAATGCCCTGATGATGTTCTTCGACAGCGAGAAGCCGGCTCTAAAGTCCCAGATTCAGGCCGAGTTCGACAAGAATCTGGGCGAGAAACCGCCGAAGCCGGTGCGTGGCGTTCAGAAGGCtagtggaggaggaggtgccAGCAACTCCGCGGAGAATGAGGAAGAGGAGGGCGGTGCCGTCGAAGAGGAACCCATCAACATGGCGGATCTCTTGCCGCGCGTCGATATTGCTCCACAGATCACGGAGACCCTGCTGAAGGAAATGTCCGACAAGGACTGGAAGGCTCGCAATGAAGGGCTGACGAAGCTGCAGGCGATCATCTCCGAGGCGCGCCTGATCAAGCCCAGTATCGGGGACTTGGCCCCAGCGTTGGCGCATCGCCTAGTTGACTCCAATGCAAAGATCGCGCAGACGGCGCTCTCCATTTGCGAGCAGCTGGCCACAGCCATGGGCGCCGGCTGCCGAAGCTATGTGCGCACTCTTTTCCCGGGATTCCTGCACGCCTTGGGAGACAACAAGAGCTTCGTGCGGGCCGCCGCCCTGAACTGCATCAATTGCTTTGGGGAGAAGGGCGGCTACAAGGAGTTCTTCGAAGCGGAGATGATTGCCGATGCCCTCAAGGGTGGATCTCCAGCTCTGAAGTCTGAGCTGTGGGCCTGGCTGGCGGATAAGCTGCCTGGTCTGCCGCCAAAGTCAGTGTCCAAGGAGGATCTGCATGCCATGGTGCCGCATCTGTATGCCCACATCTGCGATCGGAATGCGGACGTGCGCAAAAACGCAAACGAGGCTGTTCTGGGCATCATGATCCACCTGGGCTACGAAGCCCTGGTACGAGCTCTGGATAAGCAGAAGCCGGCATCGAAGAAGGACATTTCGGCGGCCCTGGATAAGGCGCGACCCAATCTTCCAGTGAAACCCCTACCCAAGGGCAAGCAGCAGGCACCCATTCCCGAAGAGCCCAAGGCTAAGACGGTACGCGGTGGAGGTGGCGCTGCCAACAGCGGCGCAGCTGGAGGTATTCAAAAGAGTGCATCGGCGCGATCGGCCGGAGGACAGGACAAACAGCCGGCACCGACGCGCAAGAAGGACGAGGACGTCGACACCTCGCCACTACTGGCGATAAACAATGCAAAGAACCAGCGTCTGCTGGATGAGCAGAAGATGCGGGTGCTCAAGTGGACTTTCACGACGCCGCGCGAAGAGTTCACCGAGCTGCTGCGCGAGCAAATGATGGCCGCGAATGTCAACAAGGCTTTATTGGCCAACATGTTCCACGACGATTTTCGGTAAGATTTGGCTTTAAATCCCTATTGGACATCTTTATAATAATTCCTTTTCTTTCGTCCAGCTATCACTTAAAAGTCATTGAGCAGTTGAGCGATGATCTGGCTGAGAACAGCAAGGCCTTGGTATGCAATCTGGACCTGATACTGAAATGGCTCACTCTGCGTTTCTACGATACGAACCCTTCTGTGCTGATTAAGGGTCTCGACTATCTGGTGCAGGTCTTCCAGATGCTCATCGACATTGAGTACATCCTGGCCGAAAACGAGGGCAGCTGCTTTGTGCCCCACCTTCTGCTGAAGGTGAGCTTATTGGGAGGATGTGAGAATCCagaataaagtatatattctcCTTTTAGATTGGAGACCCCAAGGATGCCGTTAGGAATGGAGTGCGAAGGGTTTTGCGTCAAGTTATCCTGGTCTTCCCCTTCGCAAAGGTCTTTGGCTACGTAATGGAGGGCCTCAAGTCGAAGAACGCTCGCCAACGTACCGAGTGTCTGGACGAGCTGACCTTCCTGATCGAATCGTACGGCATGAACATATGCCCTCCGGCAGCGGTGCGAGAGATTGCTCGCCAGATCTCCGATCGGGACAACTCTGTGCGCAGTGCCGCTCTCAACTGCGTCGTCCAGATATTCTTCCTTGCCGGCGAGAAGACCTACAAGATGATTGGCCAGCTGAATGAAAAGGATCTGTCTATGCTGGACGAACGCATTAAGCGGGCCAAGAAGACAAAGAAACCGGCGCCTCCACCCGTCGTTGAGGGGCCCAGCGGGACTAGACCTTCGGTCGTTCCCCAGCAGGACAGCATTGAGATCGAGGATGCAGTGGTGGGCAACGGATGCGATGAGCTGCCTCCGCCGGACGATGAGGGGTAAGTGTACGGGGTGGGACTGGTCAGATTCTAAAGCACTATCTTAAGACCTAGCTACAGCCTCCTAACCCAACCACTCAGCTTGGTGAGTGCCCTGATCAGCCGAGGGTTGGAAACTACTGCCGGCTTTATGAGTCAGGCCCTGTCGCACCAAGGCAGGTCCCAGGCGGGTTCAAGACCATCAAAAATACCCATTGGACTGATCCAAAAGAGCTGGAATGAGAAGCATGTGTGACACATGcgtcttttatatatattttgttacaTGTACTATATAGAAGTTCTGAATACAACTTCAGATAACCCATAAGGTGCTAGAcatgccatttttttttaattttgaaagtttttttattgggttattgaatttaatttcaaacaaTAATCAGTAACagtatagagttaaaaaaatatagataatGTTTTAAAAAGAATTCCTTCCTAGACACTTCCATGGGGAGAGGTGTTTAATAGTATATGTGTGTTCCTGAAAGTGGTTTCCAACCTCGGATATATCCCAGTAGCCTTACTTTTGTTTACCCTGTTGATTTCTGTtgattttggttttatttctTACCCACTCTCAGTTTGCAGCGGGCGTTGAATGCGCGTGGGCAGAGCAACCTGGCGGAGCGGAGTGCCACCAGCGTGGTATCATACTTGAACTCCCTGACTCGGCAGGCGTAATGTGGCTTTCATTTTTTACTTTGTGTTGTTTTGAgttcgtttttgttttgtgtgctGCTTGCTGGcgtgtgtttttgtttgtcgCAGTCGCCTATGCCCTTCCTGTCGGCCCTGTTGGGGCTATGCTTTGCATGTTACTGGCACAGTTGTGTTTAACTAGTTGGGCTTAACTAACACAATCGTTCTTTTTTCTCCCCAATAACCAAACACATTCGCAGGACATTTGATCAGGCGCCGTCGTCGCAGCTGCTCCTCTTACAACAGCAACTGGCTCAATTACAGCAGCAGGCCCAGCTGCAGAAGCCCAGCGGTCCCTTCGGACTGGACCCGCAGGTGATAAATGAGATTGAAAAGGATTGGGTCCGTGTGGACCAAATGGAACTGAAGTCGGTGACGAATGTGGACATCTCTGCGCTTGACGAGTCAATCAAGATACGGGCCGTTGCAGGCGGAGTGCAGTATCCTCAGGAGAAGTTCGATCGCTTGATTTCGCGCCAGCATTACCTTCAACAGACCCTGACCACATCCCCATCCTCGGCTGGTGGCGGGGCTAGTGGTATCTCGCCCTACCGCAGTCCCATGCGCCTGCAACTTCAGCAACAGCCCCAGCAAATGGACAATAACATGCCGAAGTAAGTATTCTTACTCCTTTTCTCTAGCAGTCTCTGAAATAGTTTCTTTTCTTCCACAGTTTGGCCGATGTGCTGCCCAAGCATGATCCTCAGCTGGTGAAGGTCATCAAGTCGGTCAGCAGCACAGACACCTTGAAGGCACGTGCGGCCATTAATGAGCTGGCCGCCATAATCGAATCTCCCGAGAAGCAGGCCGTGCTCCGAGACTACGAAGAAATATTCATACAGAATGTGCTGGCACAGCTAAAGGTGAGTACTTCTTTTCGAGCCTTTTCATTTCACTAATAGAATGGATTGCCCTTCCAGAATCTCTCTCAGATGCCTTCGGCCCAGTCCGTGGTGGTTTACCAGCCACTATTGTCCATATTATACACCTTTTTCCATGCCAACATTCTGGGCAAGACGCTGAGCGTTGCCTGCATTAAAAATCTCATGTCATCGCTGCTGAATCTAATGGCTGATCCGAAACTGGCCGTGGGGGATGACAGCCAGTACAACAAGGTGATCAACGGCATTTGCCTTAAAGTGCTGGACAAAGTAGACTTTACGAATTTAAACTGGTTAGTTATAAAAGACTAAAAATTGCTAGGTGACTCTAATCAAGGTCTTTTTCGAACAGTGCTCTTATCCGATTGCTGCGCGAGACTTGTCCAGAAGCGAAGCTGCCAAAGTTCACAGATCTTCTAATGAAGTGCATCTGGCGGAATGTGAAAATGCTGCCGGAGCGCAGCAATGAGCTGAACTACGATGCTGTCATATTGGAAGTCCACGAGTTCATGCTGGCCCTACCCAGCACCTGGTGGCAGAACCGTCCGTCGGACACCCCGATGCGCACCATCAAGACCATTCTGCACAACATGGCTAAAGTGAAGGGAAATGCCATCCTCCAGCATCTCAACCAGATACCCACACATTCGGAGCTGCACACGTATCTGATACGCATCCTTAAGGTTTGTAGTGATCGTAACTTCTTTATGATCTTTACTTTAGTTATACCATGTGTTTTATACAGAATTTCCAAAAGGATGGATCTGTAACTGCTTCTGGAGCATCACCACAAAGAGCCAAGGAGATCGCCTCTAAGCGTATTTCGCACCAGACTCACGACACAGTATCTCAGATCTTCAAGCTAATCTCTGACCGAGATACAAAGCAGCAAGGTCTGCAAAAGCTTTACGACTTCAAGGTTTGTCTTGTCTGGGTGTTCTTATGGATATGGATTATAGAATAAAGTAAATTTTTGCAGAAACAAAACCCCGAAATTGACCTTAGCACCTTCCTGCAAGGTTCAAGTGCCACTTTCCACAAGTACATCGAGGAGGGGCTGGCCGAAATCGAACGTAGTCACCATACCGACACCGGCACACAGGCGCCGGATAATCGTACAGGTAAGAGCGCCTCATAGATCATTTAACACCGCGAATGCATCTACTAACCCCACGCACACCAACTTACATTTATACGCGACCCACTGCAGCAGCTACCCGTTCTTATCTCACAGATGCCAACCACCAGAACACCGCCCACGATGCCGACTTCTGGATGGATCGTCTGCAGTATCATCTGAGTGGAGGCGGTGTGGGCGGCAAGCTGTCCTCCGGCCGCTCCGCAGATGATGGCTCCCATATGCTGGACAACAAGGTGGCCGACGAGAATCTGTGCCTGAACTCAATTAACTCTCAGAAGGCGTCCCTCATCAAGCGCGATGTGAGTTGATCTATCAGCATTACTAAGTGGATATCTAAAATGTCATTGATTTTCAGAAGCGGGACATGTCGCCGAACCGGTTGCAGCACCTCCAGGCCAAGTTGGCCCAGATCAAGAAGGAGAATCACGTCTAATTAGTTGGGCTAAGGCTTCCGGAGGCTGGAAATCCTAAGCTATACATATAAGATaccgaaacagaaacaggCAATGACGCCCAAACATAAAGCGAGCAAGGCCTCGTTTACTACATgatcatttattatttaacatAGTTGTATGCTTTTCAAGTCGGcacatctatatatatatatttacgtaAATAATGTTTAGTAACAAGAGCAGCAGCGAGTGTCGAAAGCAGATTAACAACAGTAACAATAATTAACAGATCACACTATAACTACTATGCCTACTCCAAACTATATATTGTACTTGTTCTAATATAACAATTGATCGGTCTAATGTATTAGCACTGAGTTGTGTTCTGTATGCGATTCAATTTGAATTGACTCGATTGGCCGAGCTGAGATTGAGATTTAGATCCTGATTTACCCTGTAATTGTGACTGTGACTGTGACTGTAACTGCGACCGGGTTCCATTTTAGATCGCTTGTTAGTTTAAATTATCAGTTATCAGTGAATTATCAGCAGCAGAGTGTTAATGGTTTGTGTTTTGCATCGCTCTCTGCACCGCTAGGATCGGTTCTTGTTATGTCTGGTTATGTTTTCCACACTCAACACGCCTCAAATTGTTTCAAGCCAAGCGTGGGGCTCAGTGCGCGCTAAAAACTCTAATTTATACTCGTATTAGCTAACAGTAGTTTTTACCAAATAGCAGTTACcctttaacttttttttagttCAGTAAGACCCGTTCAGTTTTATCTTCACACATCCCTCCCAAACACACCACACCCACTCACACATCCTCACAAATATACACTGATTTTTAAGCAGCTGGCACGCAGGACACGCTGGATAACAAACACATAGGACACGCGAGCGTATTTTTGTAACATCCTCATGAACTATATGCGAAAATAAatgttatatttataattcagCCATCCTTGCCTTTCTTTTTAATCGGCCACTGGCACCACATCCTCCGTGATTTCAGTGAGCAGCTCGTCATCCTCTCCGTCCTCGCCGCCCTTGGAGGTCTTGGAGTAGCGCGATGAGATGGTGGCCACACGAATGGCTGCCTTGAAGCCGACGCGAGCCTTCATCTTGGCCAGTTTGGCCTTCCAGTTCTCGTCTCGCGACGGCAAGTCGTTGAGGTACTCGATCATCTCCTCCTTTTTGGGATCCACTATGGCCAGCACCGACATGCATCCGTCCACAGTTCCCAGGACAATTGCCCGCCCGTCCTTGCTGCTCTTGATCGCCGTCAGTTCGGCCTGCAGCCTGTAGTTGGCTATCATCTCGGTGTCACCGGTGCGGAAGACTCGAATGGTCTTCCGTCCGCTATGATAATAGGCCACATACTCGTCGTTTTCCGTAAAGATGCAGATCACCGAGAACACGCCTTCCGCCACCTTGGGAATGAAGGTCTTCACAGTGGTTCCCTTCCGCAGTTCCAGCATCTCCAGACCGCCCCGCGTCGGAGCATACAGACCGCACTTTCCATCCCGAGTGATGCTGCCGCCCCACTTAGGAACGGAGCGCACGTGCTTCTTGGTTTTGATGTCCATAACGCTGCCCTTCTCGCTGCTAATCACCGCCACCTGGTTGGCCTTGTGCGGCATAGGGACAAGAGAGATCACCTCCTTAATGGAGCATCCCTTCAGCAGGATCTTGGACACGAAAGCTCCGTTCGCGGCGCTGTACACGCCCAGGCAGTCCTTGTTGGACTTGTCCACTGTCACCACCACAATGTATGCGTTGTCTGCCGTAATCACAGATTGCCGGAAGGGCATGCCCGTGATCATCCGGATGGGAAAGTCAAATCGGAAGAGGATTTGGCCCTCTGTAAGGAATAAAtatgaatttaattaaaggTTACAGGATCTCTTTGAAGAAACTACTTCACCTGGCACAGATCTCATCGTTGTAATGGCTGTAAGTCGATTGGCTTCATCTCCTGCTCCTCCGGCAGCTGCCGCCAGGATATCCCGCTGATTGATGTTCGGAACGGAAACGGTGAGCACCTTATATCCGTAGTCCATGAGCGTTATCTGCTGGATTCCGGGCTGGTCGTCTCTGTAGACCACCTGTTCGGAGACACGATTCCAGATGAGGAACTTTCCGGTCTCCGAGGATATGATGTAACGTCCGTCCGGTGTGATTTCTGCGTGGGTGACAATGGCGCCCAAAGGACTGTCGGCCAGCTTGGCCAGCAGACGGCCGGAACGTGTCTCCCAGACTCCCACACAGCTTCTAGTGACTGTGACCGCCATGTCCACCTCCGAGAGACTGATATCATCGATCTGCAGCTCATGCCGGTCGATGACGTGCACCTTTTCGAAGATATTGTTTATGTTCCACACCTTCACCGATCGATcgatggaggaggtgaccaggTTGTTCCAGTTTCCAATCGTCAACGGCTCCAGCTGGATGATGCGGCCAAAGTGGGCGTCCAGCACCTTGGCCAGCTGCCCGGAGCTGAGGCACCACACGTACAGATTTTTGCGCACTCCGGCCACGGCGTAATCCAATCGGGAGCTGACCATGATGGAGTTGGACTGCATAATGCGGGTGGTAATGTTGCGCACTCCGTGGGGCAGCGGCAGATACAATGCAATGTCCGTAAGACGCGACTCCACCTCCGAATCCTTTTTGCGACCACCGAAGTCCCAGATAACGAAACCCTTCCCAGCCGTTCCCAGCAGCATACGGTCGTGCTGGTCCAGCCGCAGTTGCAGGAGCATCTCCTTGTCGTCGTTCTCGAATCGCGGCAGGTTCTCCACCAAACTCCAGCGAATCTCGCCGGTTTCCGCATCTTCGATGAAGTCGAAGACCGATACCTCAAAGTTCTCCTCGTTGGCACAGCCATATGCTCGGGTCCGTCCCTTGTTCATCACCATGGCGCTAAAGAATTTCTGAGAATTGGAGTAGTTGCTACCACGACACGAGTCCAGTCTCAGGCGCATTTCATTGATGGATCCCGACCAGAATACGACATTGTAGTCCGTTGGGGTGAAGAATTCCATATCTAAATGTAAGGAATAATTTCAAGGATTATTAAGAACAGATTACTTCCTAAATATGTAGGATTACTTACTCAGAATCTCCCAATCGTTGTTATCGCCAGGCACCTCAAAGGTGTCCACCAGGTTCCCACGCATATCGAACTGAGCCCATCGTAGTTTGCAAGTGATAAATAGGCTTTTGAAAAGATATAATATGAGTTATACGTTAGGATGATACTTCAGGGCAAACCCACTTTTGATTGAGAAGATAGAGTCCGCTGACTGGTCCATGGGACTCCTCGAAAGGACTGTTGATCACCACAAACTCGCTGGAGAGCATGTTGAGGAGCACTGTCTGGTTGTTGTTGGAGTAGGCGGCGGCCCACTTGTTGTCCGGGCTCAGGACGAGCTGTTGCATGATGCCTTCGATGCCAGGATTCACATCCCGAGTCAGATCCGAGGTGGACAAGTCGAAGGTGATGAAGTGCGTGGAAATGGAGACCATGTAGCGCATGTCGCTGGTGAGGCAAAAGGCGAAGACTGCAAATTGGTGACCCTCCAAGGAGTACTAGAAATAAAATGgattttttaaacttaatcATAATGCATTTTTTGAAGTCCTACCTTCAAAGGACCTCCTGGTGTATGAAGGCAATGATTAACCGGAATGAGGGCACAATCCTTGGGACCACAGCGATCGCAAGCCCGCAGCAACATCTTTATATTCGGATTACCCCCGATCTCGGGCAGCAAGCGACCAATGAGCTGGGGTGCCAACATATTTGGGTAAATGGCCAGGATAGCGCCACCCAAGCGCAGGGCATCCGCTACCAGCATTAGTTCTCTTTTGGCCTCCTTGTCATCCGTATTGGTAGAGGCATCCTCGAAGTCGGCTAggactgcctgcaaaggacaGCTGGACAGCTTGGCGTGAAGCCAGTCGTAGTTGAAGAGGACATGCTCGAAGAGATCCTTGAACCGGCGAGAGCGGACAAAATGGAAAGGAAGCTCACCAAACTAAGGGGAAAAATATGATTAGTAGACGGTTTCAGAACCAAAATATCGGAGAACCCACCTTCCGTAGATTATATCTTTTGGAGAGGCCATCCTTGCTAGTAAATACCAGCGGTTGGATGGGCACTTTACGATCAGCGGAGCCCTCCTTGTCCGCCAAGCCGAAGCGATGCCGCTGAATCTCCGTAAACTTGAAGGGCTTGGGCACTCCACCACCCCAAATGCCAAGATAATAATCTGCAATCATGGAGTGGAAGTAAATGGCCATGTTCATGTTCTTGAAGTAGCGCTCCTTGGCGGTGTCCCGAAACTGGCGATGGTACCAGTTCATCACGTTCACCCCGTCCGCCTCGCGTTCACTCAGATAGTTGGGCAGATCATTGCGGATACGGGTCCAGAGCAGGGGAGGAATACGCCGCACCGGAGGCATGTGGTACTGATAGACGTCGTCCAGCACCTTGTCATCCAATGAAATGAGATCCTCCAGCTCGCTCTCGGATAGCCCAGACTTAGAAGCAGTGATATAGGCCAGAGCATGGAAGACCAGGATGCGGCCGTGCTGCTTCTCCACCCGCTCGAACAGCAGCATAATGGAGTCCATGACCGTGTTGGCCAGGTGCGTCTCCTGGGGACGCGTGTAGCTACGCCAGCGGCAGATCTCGGCAAAGACGAGCTTCACGAATATGGGCAGGGAGCACTTGCTGATGGCATTCGCCACAAGACGCCACTGGTAGTTGTTCAGATCCCGGCACGCCGTCTTCATCCACATCTTGATCACGTTCATCGCCAGCTCCTCGCCCAAGGCCGTCACCTCAATGAAGTTCTCCTCCACGTCGATCATCTTGCACAGGACATGGTACTCGTGGGAGACCGTTGGATTCGCCGGCTCATTGGCGCACGAGATGATGATCTGGAAGCAGTCAATAACGCATCTGGTATACTAGATCTCGGACTTGGTTGTTGAGAAAGTTGGACTTAAAACCATGCGAGGATCGCCTCATGCAGAACGGCCTCCTTAAGGTGTCGTTTTGGGTGAGGTGTTTGCATTACACTTTCTTAGTGGCTGTTTGCGAGTGATTTTGCTTAGCACGCACAGGTCAAGCAATTGGAAGAACTTACACAGTTTCCCATTCGGGATTTGGGGCATGCAGGTGGTATGTACAGGGAATAGGGATTTCATGCGGGCTACCTAAGTACATTATAGGTCCTAAAGATATATCATACAGGTCCTATAAGATCTCACAAATACTATGTATTAAGTATATCATATAGGATCTAGGATATATCATACAGagatacaaaatatttctGCCTCTCTGCCCGGATTATGAAGCCTATCTATCTATAGTTTAATTAATCAATTCCATAAACTTTCTTATGAAAAGAAgactttatattttatgagtcctgaaaaactttaaaaccaATATCTATAGTTTAGACTTAAAAAGAATATACTATTGTATAAGTCTACTAATTCGACAATtgtataacattttttaactgaatgaataataaaatctaaCCTTATAACTAAATCTGAAATCCGAAgctctttttaaaaatattgaagacCGAAAAGAGCAAATAGATCTTTGTGCTGAGGAGGTATATTAAGTGGATAGCGAAAATATCATGCAAATAGTTTTTACAGTGAGAGACCATGCATTAGAGaaagtatattttaaaatatttaagaatatcaTGCAGTTGTTATTTACAAATACTTGTTTTGGATGACAAGTCAAATTTGCGTTAGTAGCGGACTGTAACTGGAGTCCAAAACCTGACCGTAGAACTTAAGATCACGGCGCTCACCTTGCAGTGCGGCGGCAGGCGTGTGGGTATCCAGGATACCTTGTTCGAGTCTTGGGTGCCCGTCAGCTGGTCGACTGAGTCGAGGTACAGGGTCAGTGGCTGGGTGGGGCTGGCGTAAGTTAGTAATTGCTTAAAGTGTGCTGTTAAGGGGACAAGATCATCGGGTATGTTCTCGAAGGGTAGCATGTAGTTGTAAGATATCTACAggatattgtatttttttttttcgttttgtcGGGGAGTATATGAGTGAGAGTGGTAgagtttggaagaaaatttagtTGGATTAGTTTGGAGTTAGCTCAAGCTCAAGGGGCTTGGTTAtggttttggatttggattcACTTCACCTGCTGGCAAATGGAAATCAGGGTGGCCGTCAAGGCACTGGAGTCCGGCGTGGTGCCCAGGAAACGGATGACATTGATGGGCCGGGCGTGGACGAACCACTCGGTGGCCACGAGGGAAGCGCTCTTGGAGAGGAGCGAGGTCTTGCCGCAGCCTCCGTCGCCGAAAAGGACAAGTGGCTTATCTGAATCCCCCAGCATATAGCGCTTGATACGTTCGCAACTTTCTTCGCGTCCGTAGAATATCTTCACCGAATTGTTGCAAGCATGCAAATGCTGAAGGATCTCAGTTACTATCTGCCCCTG
This window contains:
- the LOC6494783 gene encoding protein mini spindles isoform X9, whose protein sequence is MTEDTEYKKLPVEERCVHKLWKARVDGFEEAAKIFRELDDEKSPEWSKFAGLIKKMVVDSNAMAQEKGLEAALIFVENSGLAGRTVGDVMNGIVQKCIAAPRTKTKELSVQVTLMYVEIEKQEAVVEELVKGMEAKNPKIVSACVAASTQALREFGNKVISVKPLIKKLAPLMSDRDKAVRDEGKQLAVEIYRWIGAPMKQQINTLPQVTLKELEDEFDKLKGERVEPSRYLKSQQEKQAKMAEVAAENEDAYNEEDGEAGAEEIDPMDLMDPVDILSKLPKDFYDKLEEKKWTLRKESLEALEKILTDNPKLENGEYGTLVSTLKKIITKDSNVVLVAMAGKCLALLAKGLAKRFSNYASACVPSLLEKFKEKKPNVVTALREAIDAIYLSTSLEAQQESIVESLANKNPSVKSETAMFLARALTRTQPTAINKKLLKLLTTSLVKTLNEPDPTVRDSSAEALGTLMKLMGEKAVAPLLTDIDPLKMGKIKESHDKAEIKIKVAGPKKEARPASAPPVKAAAPAKAAAGSAEPKPVTRPATTGARKVVKKASGGPSGGGASGGGAVAAAKGSGKALATERELAPEEVQAKAEEFLPADILSGLVDSNWKNRLASVEQLMGDITSYDAKQAGISQILIRTISGRKPGLKEMNFQVLKFKLDVIRSVAENYPLTTTTVDQVINEITEKLADAKNGAAASDVLTAFAEATKLEYVVGKVLTFAFEQKSPKVQSEAFNWVNKSITEFGFQLQPKTLIEDVRKGVQSTNPTVRGAAIQLVGTMSMYMGNALMMFFDSEKPALKSQIQAEFDKNLGEKPPKPVRGVQKASGGGGASNSAENEEEEGGAVEEEPINMADLLPRVDIAPQITETLLKEMSDKDWKARNEGLTKLQAIISEARLIKPSIGDLAPALAHRLVDSNAKIAQTALSICEQLATAMGAGCRSYVRTLFPGFLHALGDNKSFVRAAALNCINCFGEKGGYKEFFEAEMIADALKGGSPALKSELWAWLADKLPGLPPKSVSKEDLHAMVPHLYAHICDRNADVRKNANEAVLGIMIHLGYEALVRALDKQKPASKKDISAALDKARPNLPVKPLPKGKQQAPIPEEPKAKTVRGGGGAANSGAAGGIQKSASARSAGGQDKQPAPTRKKDEDVDTSPLLAINNAKNQRLLDEQKMRVLKWTFTTPREEFTELLREQMMAANVNKALLANMFHDDFRYHLKVIEQLSDDLAENSKALVCNLDLILKWLTLRFYDTNPSVLIKGLDYLVQVFQMLIDIEYILAENEGSCFVPHLLLKIGDPKDAVRNGVRRVLRQVILVFPFAKVFGYVMEGLKSKNARQRTECLDELTFLIESYGMNICPPAAVREIARQISDRDNSVRSAALNCVVQIFFLAGEKTYKMIGQLNEKDLSMLDERIKRAKKTKKPAPPPVVEGPSGTRPSVVPQQDSIEIEDAVVGNGCDELPPPDDEGLVSALISRGLETTAGFMSQALSHQGRSQAGSRPSKIPIGLIQKSWNEKHV